From Microlunatus capsulatus, a single genomic window includes:
- a CDS encoding ABC transporter ATP-binding protein yields MLEVKNLKVAYGRVRAVKGISFSVEKGQVVTLVGTNGAGKTTTLRTISGLLRPEEGEIWFEGERIDAVPAHEVTTRGLAHSPEGRRIFPRLTVEDNLRLGAFARKDKAGIAKDLERVFDLFDILRTRRAQPAGTFSGGEQQMLAIGRAMMSRPKLLMLDEPSMGLSPLMMQRIMSTITELKSEGVTILLVEQNAQAALSLADYGYVLEVGSIVLEDTGAKLLTDDAVRKAYLGED; encoded by the coding sequence ATGCTCGAGGTCAAGAACCTGAAGGTCGCCTACGGCCGCGTGCGCGCGGTCAAGGGCATCAGCTTCAGCGTCGAGAAGGGCCAGGTGGTGACGCTGGTCGGCACCAACGGCGCCGGCAAGACGACCACCCTGCGCACCATCTCCGGCCTGCTGCGGCCGGAGGAGGGCGAGATCTGGTTCGAGGGCGAGCGGATCGACGCCGTCCCGGCCCACGAGGTGACCACCCGTGGGCTGGCGCACTCGCCCGAGGGGCGGCGGATCTTCCCGCGGCTGACGGTGGAGGACAACCTGCGGCTGGGGGCCTTCGCCCGCAAGGACAAGGCGGGGATCGCGAAGGACCTCGAGCGGGTCTTCGACCTGTTCGACATCCTGCGCACCCGGCGCGCCCAGCCCGCCGGCACGTTCTCCGGCGGGGAGCAGCAGATGCTGGCCATCGGCCGGGCCATGATGAGCCGGCCCAAGCTGCTGATGCTCGACGAGCCGTCGATGGGGCTGTCGCCGCTGATGATGCAGCGGATCATGTCGACGATCACCGAGCTCAAGTCCGAGGGCGTGACCATCCTGCTGGTCGAGCAGAACGCGCAGGCCGCCCTGTCGCTGGCCGACTACGGCTACGTGCTCGAGGTCGGCTCGATCGTCCTCGAGGACACCGGCGCGAAGCTGCTCACCGACGACGCCGTCCGCAAGGCCTACCTCGGCGAGGACTGA
- a CDS encoding PaaI family thioesterase: MTSPESPAVPAWYAGMTSALDAKMGLEVLELTPERVVGRMPVEGNTQPMGLWHGGASCVLVETLGSIGAAAHARPGRVAVGVDINATHHRSVRRGWVTGTATAIRLGRAVASYEVVLTDDDGRRVCTARLTCQLVDPR; encoded by the coding sequence GTGACCAGCCCCGAGAGCCCCGCCGTCCCCGCCTGGTACGCCGGGATGACCAGTGCGCTGGACGCGAAGATGGGCCTGGAGGTGCTGGAGCTGACGCCCGAGCGGGTGGTGGGCCGGATGCCCGTCGAGGGCAACACCCAGCCGATGGGGCTCTGGCACGGCGGCGCCTCGTGCGTGCTGGTGGAGACGCTGGGCTCCATCGGCGCCGCGGCCCACGCCCGTCCCGGGCGGGTGGCGGTGGGCGTCGACATCAACGCCACCCACCACCGCTCGGTCCGCCGCGGCTGGGTCACCGGCACCGCGACGGCGATCCGGCTCGGCCGCGCCGTGGCCAGCTACGAGGTCGTGCTGACCGACGACGACGGCCGCCGGGTCTGCACCGCGCGGCTGACGTGCCAGCTGGTCGACCCGCGCTGA